A region from the Pseudomonas triticicola genome encodes:
- the grxD gene encoding Grx4 family monothiol glutaredoxin, whose protein sequence is MDIIETIKEQIANNTILLYMKGSPNAPQCGFSAKAAQAVMACGEKFAYVDILQNPEIRANLPKYANWPTFPQLWVGGELVGGSDIMTEMAADGSLQSTIKAAVEAAAANKSEA, encoded by the coding sequence ATGGATATCATCGAAACGATTAAAGAGCAGATTGCCAACAACACCATTCTGCTTTACATGAAAGGCTCGCCGAATGCCCCGCAGTGCGGCTTCTCCGCAAAAGCTGCGCAAGCCGTGATGGCCTGTGGTGAAAAGTTCGCGTACGTGGACATCCTGCAGAACCCGGAAATCCGCGCCAACCTGCCAAAGTACGCCAACTGGCCGACTTTCCCGCAACTGTGGGTCGGCGGTGAGCTGGTCGGCGGCAGCGACATCATGACCGAGATGGCTGCAGACGGTTCGCTGCAAAGCACCATCAAGGCGGCTGTCGAAGCGGCAGCGGCGAACAAGTCCGAAGCCTGA